The following are from one region of the Coffea eugenioides isolate CCC68of chromosome 2, Ceug_1.0, whole genome shotgun sequence genome:
- the LOC113762681 gene encoding syntaxin-112-like produces the protein MNDLMTRSFLSYVELKKQAMKDLEAEPDIEMGQLNPVDEKNLSQFFEEVGAIKADMEEITNLLLDLKDLNEDTKSIHSAKILRGVRDRINSDMVTILRKAKIIKGRLELLDTSNAENRGVSDAYKAGSPVERTRVSVTNGLRMKLRDLMNEFQGLRERIVADHREGLKRRYYSATGEEPSEELLEKMITGNAKERVFEGKADLLLENQERHEALKEIQKSLTELHQVFLDMAVMIDNQGDQINNIEQNVANAKSFITGGAKDLNRAKKLKKRSTLACWVSVVVLVFVLVCLMAILF, from the coding sequence ATGAATGATCTCATGACAAGATCGTTTCTAAGTTATGTGGAATTAAAGAAACAAGCCATGAAGGACCTTGAAGCAGAGCCTGATATTGAGATGGGGCAACTTAACCCTGTTGATGAAAAAAACCTCTCCCAGTTCTTCGAAGAAGTAGGTGCTATCAAAGCAGATATGGAAGAGATCACCAATCTGCTTCTTGACCTCAAAGATCTCAATGAAGACACTAAATCCATTCACAGCGCCAAAATCCTTCGAGGCGTTCGAGACCGAATTAATTCTGATATGGTTACTATCCTCAGGAAGGCAAAGATTATCAAAGGGAGGTTGGAATTGCTTGATACATCGAATGCAGAAAATCGTGGTGTGTCCGATGCTTATAAAGCAGGAAGCCCTGTTGAACGAACAAGAGTTTCAGTAACAAATGGCTTGAGGATGAAATTGAGGGATTTGATGAATGAATTCCAGGGCTTGAGAGAAAGAATTGTTGCTGATCACAGGGAAGGTCTCAAGAGGAGATATTACAGTGCTACTGGAGAGGAACCAAGTGAGGAATTGCTTGAAAAGATGATTACAGGGAATGCGAAGGAGAGAGTTTTTGAGGGCAAAGCAGATTTGCTGTTGGAGAATCAAGAAAGGCATGAGGCTCTgaaggagattcagaaaagctTGACAGAGCTGCATCAAGTCTTTCTGGATATGGCAGTGATGATTGATAATCAGGGTGACCAGATAAATAACATTGAACAAAATGTGGCCAATGCCAAATCATTCATCACTGGCGGCGCAAAAGATCTTAATCGGGCAaaaaagttgaagaagaggTCTACTTTGGCTTGTTGGGTCAGCGTAGTGGTGCTGGTGTTTGTACTGGTGTGCCTTATGGCAATTCTGTTCTGA
- the LOC113762129 gene encoding probable pinoresinol-lariciresinol reductase 3 isoform X2, with product MTNNSSKKSKILIIGVTGSLGFDLAKASVGASHPTFGLVRDSAFSDSNKSEKLQFLSNAGVTLLKGSLQDEDSLIEAIKKVDVVICSIPSQHVLDQKLLIQAIKLAGCIKRFIPSEFGLDPDKSQVADLDYSFYSKKAEIRRLIEAEHIPYTYICCNFFMRFLLPSLVQPGLKSPPRDKVTIYGDGTIKGVFVKESDVAAFTVCTVDDPRSLNKALYLRPPGNVYSMNELMEIWETKIGKELQKTCITEQELLEKIKAMCRNPIPGLHGDGFHIFCFCKGGSDILRHRVLKWS from the exons ATGACCAACAACAGCAGCAAGAAGAGCAAAATACTGATAATCGGGGTCACTGGTAGCCTAGGTTTTGACCTCGCTAAAGCCAGCGTCGGTGCCTCTCATCCCACTTTTGGCCTCGTCAGAGATTCCGCTTTCTCTGATTCAAACAAGTCCGAGAAGCTCCAATTCCTCTCCAATGCCGGCGTTACCCTACTCAAG GGCTCTTTGCAAGACGAAGACAGCCTCATTGAAGCAATCAAGAAAGTCGATGTGGTTATTTGTTCGATTCCGTCCCAGCATGTCCTCGATCAGAAGCTCCTCATCCAAGCTATCAAGCTTGCTGGTTGCATcaag AGGTTCATTCCATCCGAGTTTGGTTTAGACCCTGACAAAAGTCAAGTAGCCGACCTGGACTACAGCTTCTATTCAAAAAAGGCTGAAATTCGGCGTCTTATAGAGGCTGAACACATCCCTTACACCTATATTTGTTGCAACTTCTTTATGAGGTTCTTGCTTCCCTCGCTCGTGCAACCAGGCTTAAAATCTCCTCCAAGAGACAAAGTCACTATATACGGGGATGGAACTATTAAAG GTGTTTTTGTGAAGGAAAGTGATGTTGCGGCATTCACTGTTTGCACTGTGGATGATCCACGATCATTAAATAAGGCACTATATCTGCGACCTCCAGGGAACGTTTACTCCATGAATGAGCTGATGGAGATTTGGGAGACTAAAATTGGCAAGGAACTTCAGAAGACTTGCATCACAGAACAAGAGCTACTTGAGAAAATTAAAG CAATGTGCAGAAACCCCATACCCGGATTGCATGGAGATGGTTTTCATATATTCTGCTTTTGTAAAGGGGGATCAGACATACTACGACATCGAGTCCTCAAATGGAGTTGA
- the LOC113762129 gene encoding probable pinoresinol-lariciresinol reductase 3 isoform X1 has product MTNNSSKKSKILIIGVTGSLGFDLAKASVGASHPTFGLVRDSAFSDSNKSEKLQFLSNAGVTLLKGSLQDEDSLIEAIKKVDVVICSIPSQHVLDQKLLIQAIKLAGCIKRFIPSEFGLDPDKSQVADLDYSFYSKKAEIRRLIEAEHIPYTYICCNFFMRFLLPSLVQPGLKSPPRDKVTIYGDGTIKGVFVKESDVAAFTVCTVDDPRSLNKALYLRPPGNVYSMNELMEIWETKIGKELQKTCITEQELLEKIKETPYPDCMEMVFIYSAFVKGDQTYYDIESSNGVEGTQLYPQVTYTTISEYLDTLL; this is encoded by the exons ATGACCAACAACAGCAGCAAGAAGAGCAAAATACTGATAATCGGGGTCACTGGTAGCCTAGGTTTTGACCTCGCTAAAGCCAGCGTCGGTGCCTCTCATCCCACTTTTGGCCTCGTCAGAGATTCCGCTTTCTCTGATTCAAACAAGTCCGAGAAGCTCCAATTCCTCTCCAATGCCGGCGTTACCCTACTCAAG GGCTCTTTGCAAGACGAAGACAGCCTCATTGAAGCAATCAAGAAAGTCGATGTGGTTATTTGTTCGATTCCGTCCCAGCATGTCCTCGATCAGAAGCTCCTCATCCAAGCTATCAAGCTTGCTGGTTGCATcaag AGGTTCATTCCATCCGAGTTTGGTTTAGACCCTGACAAAAGTCAAGTAGCCGACCTGGACTACAGCTTCTATTCAAAAAAGGCTGAAATTCGGCGTCTTATAGAGGCTGAACACATCCCTTACACCTATATTTGTTGCAACTTCTTTATGAGGTTCTTGCTTCCCTCGCTCGTGCAACCAGGCTTAAAATCTCCTCCAAGAGACAAAGTCACTATATACGGGGATGGAACTATTAAAG GTGTTTTTGTGAAGGAAAGTGATGTTGCGGCATTCACTGTTTGCACTGTGGATGATCCACGATCATTAAATAAGGCACTATATCTGCGACCTCCAGGGAACGTTTACTCCATGAATGAGCTGATGGAGATTTGGGAGACTAAAATTGGCAAGGAACTTCAGAAGACTTGCATCACAGAACAAGAGCTACTTGAGAAAATTAAAG AAACCCCATACCCGGATTGCATGGAGATGGTTTTCATATATTCTGCTTTTGTAAAGGGGGATCAGACATACTACGACATCGAGTCCTCAAATGGAGTTGAAGGGACACAACTGTATCCGCAAGTCACGTACACTACAATAAGCGAGTATTTAGATACCTTACTATGA
- the LOC113761001 gene encoding isoflavone reductase homolog PCBER-like isoform X1: MAGKSKILIIGGTGYIGKFIVDTSAKMRHPTFALMRESTLSNPSKSQIVQNFRNSGVTLLYGDIYDHASLVNAIKQVDVVISTVGREQLADQTNIIAAIKEAGNVKRFFPSEFGNDADRVHPVQPAKTMYDAKVRIRRMVEAEGIPFTYVVNNFFAGYFLRTLSQPGATAPPRDKVVIFGDGNPKAIYCKEEDIAIYTIKAVDDPQTLNKVLYVRPPQNTISLNELVSLWEKKIGKTLERTYISEEQLLRNIQEASFPMNAILSILHTAYVKGDHTNFEIDSSFGAEASEHFPDVKYATVDEMLDQLV, from the exons ATGGCGGGAAAGAGCAAGATTCTGATAATTGGTGGCACTGGGTACATCGGAAAATTCATAGTGGATACCAGCGCCAAAATGCGTCATCCGACCTTTGCTCTAATGAGAGAATCCACCCTCTCTAATCCTTCCAAGTCCCAAATCGTTCAGAACTTCAGGAACTCCGGCGTCACTCTACTCTAT GGAGATATCTATGATCATGCAAGCTTAGTAAACGCCATAAAGCAGGTGGACGTGGTAATCTCTACCGTTGGCCGTGAGCAGTTGGCTGATCAGACCAACATCATTGCTGCTATTAAGGAAGCTGGTAATGTCAAG AGATTTTTCCCTTCCGAGTTTGGGAATGATGCGGATCGTGTCCATCCTGTCCAGCCTGCAAAAACCATGTATGATGCCAAAGTTCGAATTCGCCGCATGGTTGAGGCTGAAGGAATTCCCTTTACTTATGTTGTAAACAATTTTTTCGCTGGTTATTTTCTGCGAACACTGTCACAACCAGGTGCTACTGCTCCCCCAAGAGATAAAGTTGTTATCTTCGGGGATGGGAATCCAAAAG CCATTTACTGTAAGGAGGAAGATATTGCTATCTACACTATCAAAGCTGTTGATGATCCACAGACCTTGAATAAGGTTCTCTATGTGAGACCACCTCAAAATACtatttcactaaacgagcttgtATCTTTGTGGgagaaaaaaattggtaaaacaCTGGAAAGAACGTATATTTCTGAGGAGCAACTGCTGAGGAATATTCAAG aAGCTTCTTTCCCGATGAATGCGATATTGTCAATCTTGCACACAGCATATGTGAAGGGAGATCATACCAATTTCGAGATAGATAGTTCATTTGGAGCAGAGGCATCTGAACATTTCCCTGATGTCAAATATGCTACTGTGGATGAGATGCTTGACCAATTAGTCTGA
- the LOC113761001 gene encoding isoflavone reductase homolog PCBER-like isoform X2 produces MAGKSKILIIGGTGYIGKFIVDTSAKMRHPTFALMRESTLSNPSKSQIVQNFRNSGVTLLYVDVVISTVGREQLADQTNIIAAIKEAGNVKRFFPSEFGNDADRVHPVQPAKTMYDAKVRIRRMVEAEGIPFTYVVNNFFAGYFLRTLSQPGATAPPRDKVVIFGDGNPKAIYCKEEDIAIYTIKAVDDPQTLNKVLYVRPPQNTISLNELVSLWEKKIGKTLERTYISEEQLLRNIQEASFPMNAILSILHTAYVKGDHTNFEIDSSFGAEASEHFPDVKYATVDEMLDQLV; encoded by the exons ATGGCGGGAAAGAGCAAGATTCTGATAATTGGTGGCACTGGGTACATCGGAAAATTCATAGTGGATACCAGCGCCAAAATGCGTCATCCGACCTTTGCTCTAATGAGAGAATCCACCCTCTCTAATCCTTCCAAGTCCCAAATCGTTCAGAACTTCAGGAACTCCGGCGTCACTCTACTCTAT GTGGACGTGGTAATCTCTACCGTTGGCCGTGAGCAGTTGGCTGATCAGACCAACATCATTGCTGCTATTAAGGAAGCTGGTAATGTCAAG AGATTTTTCCCTTCCGAGTTTGGGAATGATGCGGATCGTGTCCATCCTGTCCAGCCTGCAAAAACCATGTATGATGCCAAAGTTCGAATTCGCCGCATGGTTGAGGCTGAAGGAATTCCCTTTACTTATGTTGTAAACAATTTTTTCGCTGGTTATTTTCTGCGAACACTGTCACAACCAGGTGCTACTGCTCCCCCAAGAGATAAAGTTGTTATCTTCGGGGATGGGAATCCAAAAG CCATTTACTGTAAGGAGGAAGATATTGCTATCTACACTATCAAAGCTGTTGATGATCCACAGACCTTGAATAAGGTTCTCTATGTGAGACCACCTCAAAATACtatttcactaaacgagcttgtATCTTTGTGGgagaaaaaaattggtaaaacaCTGGAAAGAACGTATATTTCTGAGGAGCAACTGCTGAGGAATATTCAAG aAGCTTCTTTCCCGATGAATGCGATATTGTCAATCTTGCACACAGCATATGTGAAGGGAGATCATACCAATTTCGAGATAGATAGTTCATTTGGAGCAGAGGCATCTGAACATTTCCCTGATGTCAAATATGCTACTGTGGATGAGATGCTTGACCAATTAGTCTGA